In Macadamia integrifolia cultivar HAES 741 chromosome 13, SCU_Mint_v3, whole genome shotgun sequence, one DNA window encodes the following:
- the LOC122060125 gene encoding uncharacterized protein LOC122060125 — protein sequence MVMGAQTQKANKWAELSEELVAMICESISLYVDYIRFRSVCVSWRRKSSLSKTHINHHHHPSRQRQRQFFPFVLLHCDQEEDEEDNSDTSNVGLLSIPENSKIYHPRGLLQSKEFLSMHCLGSSHGWLVMVDENTPPGSMYLINPFTKAQLPLPPTSLFLDVEYQPYRVGEECRRIRTLTQLNRSRVRKVVLSSSPSSSCQFQSSDVVAIAIFAIPDKLVFSRPGDKAWASFGSDHPFIDILFYRDHLYALRQLCSINNNESVMNYDILVFHMYMCGRYPIHPKLVETLKPPKVCHSRLGRPKHCRWGSPYLVESCGDLLIVEREEVLMPLPKPSLDGSNDLNCFKTIGFNVYKLCLGNSSSDDNKNSSTWEQTKNLGERMLFLGLNSAFSLSTYDFPPGCCRGNCIYFTHHHFGGGGFNSNHEWDLEIDEFDMGVFNLKEEHIEPLMIPLQGHSYRGHHPMGTVRPSPIWLTPNPY from the coding sequence ATGGTAATGGGAGCTCAAACTCAGAAGGCCAACAAGTGGGCAGAGCTTTCAGAGGAGTTGGTTGCTATGATATGTGAGAGTATCAGTCTATATGTTGATTATATTCGATTTCGCAGTGTGTGTGTCTCATGGCGGCGGAAATCTTCACTTTCAAAAACTCACATcaaccaccatcaccacccATCCCGGCAGCGGCAGCGCCAATTTTTCCCCTTTGTGTTGCTACATTGTGAtcaggaggaggatgaggaggataATAGTGATACCAGTAATGTTGGATTATTGAGCATACCTGAGAATAGTAAGATTTATCATCCCCGTGGTCTTCTTCAAAGTAAGGAGTTTTTAAGCATGCACTGTCTTGGATCCTCTCATGGTTGGCTGGTTATGGTAGATGAAAATACTCCTCCCGGTTCCATGTATCTCATCAATCCTTTTACCAAGGCCCAACTCCCCCTTCCACCCACCTCCCTGTTTCTTGATGTAGAGTACCAACCTTACAGAGTTGGTGAAGAATGCAGACGCATTAGAACTTTAACTCAGTTAAACCGCTCAAGGGTGAGAAAAGTTGTCTTATCATCAAGCCCCTCTTCTTCTTGTCAATTTCAATCTTCTGACGTTGTGGCCATAGCCATATTTGCAATCCCAGATAAATTGGTCTTCTCTAGACCTGGAGACAAGGCATGGGCTAGTTTTGGCTCAGATCATCCATTCATTGATATCTTATTCTACAGAGACCATCTCTATGCCTTAAGACAATTGTGTAGCATAAACAATAATGAGAGCGTGATGAACTATGATATCTTAGTCTTTCACATGTACATGTGTGGTAGGTATCCTATTCATCCAAAGcttgtagaaaccctaaaacctccCAAGGTATGTCATTCTAGATTGGGACGACCTAAGCATTGTAGATGGGGATCTCCTTATCTGGTAGAGTCGTGTGGTGACTTGCTAATAGTTGAGAGGGAAGAAGTATTAATGCCACTGCCAAAACCTAGTCTGGATGGAAGCAATGATCTCAATTGTTTTAAAACAATTGGCTTCAATGTCTATAAGTTGTGTCTAGGAAACAGTAGTAGCGATGACAACAAGAATTCTTCAACTTGGGAGCAGACAAAGAACTTGGGCGAGAGGATGTTGTTTTTGGGATTGAATTCTGCTTTTTCTCTTTCAACGTATGATTTCCCTCCTGGATGCTGTAGAGGGAATTGCATCTATTTCACTCATCATCATTTCGGCGGTGGTGGTTTCAACTCGAACCATGAATGGGATTTAGAAATAGATGAATTCGACATGGGTGTATTCAACTTGAAAGAAGAACACATTGAGCCATTGATGATTCCATTACAAGGACATTCTTACAGAGGACATCATCCCATGGGAACAGTTCGTCCCTCACCAATTTGGCTTACTCCCAACCCATATtaa